From the genome of Lates calcarifer isolate ASB-BC8 unplaced genomic scaffold, TLL_Latcal_v3 _unitig_1152_quiver_589, whole genome shotgun sequence, one region includes:
- the LOC108886838 gene encoding low affinity immunoglobulin gamma Fc region receptor II-a isoform X2 — protein MKTLLFYYYYSVCVFHSLASSDPKTEVFIQITPSRSQFFKYEQVSLSCEVSAGGSRLKRNTTTGETETCPFSWGILKGSTCTINTAYPSDTGLYWCESGSGQRSQTVHISVTAGSVILESPALPVTEGDSVTLRCRSKTRILSNLKVDFSKDGLLITSSFTENTTLHSVSKSDEGLYKCHISGAGESAESRLTIIDPAVPDASAAPLSISVLVCHVVVGIPYLMTTILLVLICRDKRRALQPPA, from the exons ATGAAGACCCTTTtgttctactactactacagcgTCT gtgtgtttcatTCACTTGCCTCATCTGACCCCAAAACAGAAG TGTTTATCCAGATTACCCCCAGCAGAtctcagttttttaaatatgaacaaGTGTCTCTGAGTTGCGAGGTCTCAGCTGGAGGCAGTCGGCTGAAAAGGAACACAACCACCGGAGAAACTGAGACCTGCCCATTCAGCTGGGGAATTCTTAAGGGCTCAACCTGCACCATCAACACAGCGTACCCCTCGGACACCGGACTCTACTGGTGCGAGTCTGGTTCAGGTCAGCGAAGCCAGACTGTACACATCAGTGTTACAG CCGGTTCTGTGATCCTGGAGAGTCCTGCCCTTCCTGTGACAGAGGGAGACTCTGTGACTCTGCGCTGTAGGAGTAAAACAAGGATTTTGTCCAACCTCAAAGTTGATTTCTCCAAAGATGGCCTCCTTATCACGAGCAgttttacagaaaacacaactctTCACAGTGTCTCCAAGTCTGATGAAGGACTCTACAAATGTCACatctctggagctggagaatcagcagagagcagactgactATCATAG ATCCAGCAGTTCCAGATGCTTCTGCAGCCCCACTGTCTATCTCTGTGCTGGTATGTCATGTAGTCGTAGGGATTCCTTACCTGATGACCACCATCTTACTGGTACTCATATGCAGAGACAAGAGAAGAG CGCTTCAGCCTCCTGCATGA
- the LOC108886838 gene encoding low affinity immunoglobulin gamma Fc region receptor II-a isoform X1, translating into MKTLLFYYYYSVCVFHSLASSDPKTEVFIQITPSRSQFFKYEQVSLSCEVSAGGSRLKRNTTTGETETCPFSWGILKGSTCTINTAYPSDTGLYWCESGSGQRSQTVHISVTAGSVILESPALPVTEGDSVTLRCRSKTRILSNLKVDFSKDGLLITSSFTENTTLHSVSKSDEGLYKCHISGAGESAESRLTIIDPAVPDASAAPLSISVLVCHVVVGIPYLMTTILLVLICRDKRRVSAFVFFMLQRFSLLHET; encoded by the exons ATGAAGACCCTTTtgttctactactactacagcgTCT gtgtgtttcatTCACTTGCCTCATCTGACCCCAAAACAGAAG TGTTTATCCAGATTACCCCCAGCAGAtctcagttttttaaatatgaacaaGTGTCTCTGAGTTGCGAGGTCTCAGCTGGAGGCAGTCGGCTGAAAAGGAACACAACCACCGGAGAAACTGAGACCTGCCCATTCAGCTGGGGAATTCTTAAGGGCTCAACCTGCACCATCAACACAGCGTACCCCTCGGACACCGGACTCTACTGGTGCGAGTCTGGTTCAGGTCAGCGAAGCCAGACTGTACACATCAGTGTTACAG CCGGTTCTGTGATCCTGGAGAGTCCTGCCCTTCCTGTGACAGAGGGAGACTCTGTGACTCTGCGCTGTAGGAGTAAAACAAGGATTTTGTCCAACCTCAAAGTTGATTTCTCCAAAGATGGCCTCCTTATCACGAGCAgttttacagaaaacacaactctTCACAGTGTCTCCAAGTCTGATGAAGGACTCTACAAATGTCACatctctggagctggagaatcagcagagagcagactgactATCATAG ATCCAGCAGTTCCAGATGCTTCTGCAGCCCCACTGTCTATCTCTGTGCTGGTATGTCATGTAGTCGTAGGGATTCCTTACCTGATGACCACCATCTTACTGGTACTCATATGCAGAGACAAGAGAAGAG tttctgcttttgttttcttcatgttgCAGCGCTTCAGCCTCCTGCATGAGACATAA